In Aquimarina sp. TRL1, a single window of DNA contains:
- a CDS encoding DUF2851 family protein, which yields MEEHFVQYIWNHKKFDVFNLKTSAGELVSIYSSGIHNKNTSGPDFFNAKLKIGDQLWVGNVEVHIKASDWYAHAHQDNEAYDKVILHVVWENDMPVYRKDKSQIPVVQLKDFIKPALLARYQIFFENMKRKTIICEGLISSVSDFRMYHWQERLFIERLERKTVEIHRLLQKTKNDWEQVLFLLICKSFGLRINSDAFLSIGMSFDFSVFKKCQESLCQLEALFFGQAKMLPENPDSKYEKNLNKEYQFLKKKFSLTTTGVLSPLFFRLRPGNFPTIRLSQLANLYNQNNKLFHRLIHVKNIKEVYGLFSVSASDFWNNHYVFSKESSKNVEKRISKSFIDLIVINTIIPLKFLFDTMQGVDAEKNIFDLMSEVSLEKNAIIRQFESMKITMKNAIHSQAMIELKNKYCDKKACLKCDVGNYLLNR from the coding sequence GTGGAAGAGCATTTTGTTCAATATATATGGAATCATAAAAAGTTTGATGTTTTTAATCTGAAAACATCAGCAGGGGAGCTGGTTTCTATTTATTCATCAGGGATCCACAATAAAAATACTTCTGGTCCTGACTTTTTTAATGCCAAACTAAAAATAGGAGATCAGCTATGGGTAGGAAATGTAGAAGTTCATATAAAGGCCAGTGATTGGTATGCACATGCGCATCAAGATAATGAGGCGTATGATAAAGTTATACTTCACGTGGTTTGGGAAAATGATATGCCTGTTTATAGAAAGGATAAAAGCCAGATACCTGTTGTACAGTTAAAAGACTTTATTAAACCAGCCTTGTTGGCGAGGTATCAGATCTTTTTCGAAAATATGAAACGAAAAACAATTATTTGTGAAGGGCTAATTTCTAGTGTTTCTGATTTTAGAATGTACCATTGGCAGGAACGATTATTTATAGAAAGGCTGGAAAGGAAAACAGTAGAAATTCATAGACTGCTACAAAAGACAAAAAATGATTGGGAACAAGTGTTGTTTTTATTAATTTGTAAGAGTTTTGGATTGAGAATTAATAGTGATGCATTTCTTAGTATTGGGATGTCTTTTGATTTTTCAGTGTTTAAAAAATGTCAAGAATCTCTCTGTCAACTAGAAGCATTGTTTTTTGGTCAGGCTAAGATGCTTCCGGAAAATCCAGATTCGAAATATGAGAAAAACCTAAACAAAGAGTATCAGTTCCTGAAAAAAAAGTTTTCGTTAACTACTACAGGAGTGCTGTCTCCACTTTTTTTTAGATTACGCCCGGGGAATTTTCCAACAATACGATTATCTCAATTAGCCAATTTGTACAATCAAAATAATAAATTATTCCATAGGTTAATACATGTGAAAAATATTAAGGAAGTGTATGGCTTGTTTTCTGTTTCTGCAAGTGATTTTTGGAATAACCATTACGTTTTTTCTAAAGAATCCTCAAAAAACGTGGAAAAAAGAATCTCTAAATCGTTTATTGATCTAATTGTAATAAATACGATAATTCCTTTAAAGTTTTTGTTTGATACAATGCAGGGGGTGGATGCAGAGAAAAATATATTTGATTTGATGTCAGAGGTTTCTCTAGAGAAAAACGCTATAATCAGGCAATTCGAATCCATGAAAATAACCATGAAGAATGCAATTCATTCTCAAGCAATGATCGAATTAAAGAATAAGTATTGCGATAAGAAGGCATGTCTGAAATGCGATGTTGGGAATTATTTACTCAATAGATAA
- a CDS encoding PspC domain-containing protein: MCSMIYDLRHFLERNGFYVSSRLADRLGIRAKNVRLFFIYITFATVGLGFVLYLVMAFWLKLKDLVYTKRTSVFDL, encoded by the coding sequence ATTTGCAGTATGATTTATGATTTACGACACTTTTTGGAAAGGAATGGATTTTATGTATCATCCAGGTTAGCAGACAGACTTGGTATCAGAGCTAAAAATGTACGATTGTTTTTTATCTATATAACGTTTGCTACGGTAGGACTGGGATTCGTATTGTACCTGGTAATGGCATTTTGGTTAAAATTAAAAGACTTGGTGTATACCAAGAGAACTTCGGTATTTGATCTTTAA
- a CDS encoding TrkA family potassium uptake protein produces the protein MLIGVLGFHLFAGYSWIDALYMTVITLSTVGFGEVGPLNEMAKLFTIFLIAINAVVFAYSVSVITEYIVSKNDPERLYYKRIKNMIEKLENHIIIVGYGRNGKQAADKLLAYDKKFVIIEKDKDIIDKHQNDKFFFMEGNATEDEVLIDAGIKRASCLICTLPDDADNLFIVLSARQINRRLKIISRASQDASYKKIRLAGADNVIMPDRIGGDHMASLVVVPDLIEFLDNLSIVGKGLINIEEITFEDMFTDGEKRTIRTIDMRARTGCTIIGYKSPEGEYIVNPEADTVLRPGCKVVVLGRPEQINLLNKEFGI, from the coding sequence GTGTTAATTGGTGTATTGGGGTTTCATCTGTTTGCAGGCTATTCCTGGATAGATGCATTATATATGACCGTAATTACACTGTCTACAGTTGGTTTTGGAGAAGTTGGTCCTTTAAATGAGATGGCAAAATTATTTACTATTTTCCTCATTGCGATTAATGCAGTCGTATTTGCCTATTCAGTCTCCGTAATTACAGAATATATTGTGAGTAAAAATGATCCCGAAAGATTATATTATAAGAGGATAAAAAATATGATAGAAAAATTGGAAAACCATATTATTATAGTGGGATATGGAAGAAACGGGAAGCAGGCTGCCGATAAATTATTAGCTTACGACAAGAAGTTTGTTATCATAGAAAAAGATAAAGATATCATTGATAAACATCAGAATGATAAGTTTTTTTTTATGGAAGGCAATGCAACAGAAGATGAGGTGCTGATTGATGCAGGTATAAAGAGAGCTTCTTGCTTGATATGTACTTTGCCAGATGATGCAGATAACCTCTTTATTGTATTGTCAGCAAGACAGATCAACAGACGCCTAAAAATAATAAGTAGGGCTTCTCAGGATGCTTCCTATAAGAAAATACGATTAGCAGGAGCGGATAATGTAATTATGCCGGATCGAATCGGAGGAGATCATATGGCATCATTGGTCGTTGTGCCGGATTTAATCGAGTTTTTAGATAATTTATCAATTGTAGGAAAAGGACTCATTAATATAGAAGAGATTACTTTCGAAGATATGTTTACGGATGGGGAAAAACGAACGATCAGAACTATAGATATGAGAGCAAGAACCGGATGTACTATTATAGGGTATAAATCTCCGGAAGGGGAATACATAGTAAACCCGGAAGCAGATACAGTTTTAAGACCTGGTTGTAAAGTCGTTGTTTTAGGGAGACCAGAGCAAATTAACCTCCTAAATAAGGAGTTCGGAATTTAG
- a CDS encoding sodium:alanine symporter family protein: MKRFLLSILALTIPLLTFAQEASEKGLDQKIDEAFKPFSDAVSGIVFFQVFKDAPFVIILLVFSALFFTLYFGFPNIRYFGKAINVVRGKYDDLEGHGVGDPSAAVDGDIPDTIRDESKEGEVSHFQALATAVSGTVGNGNIAGVALAIALGGPGATFWMIVCGLLGMSTKFVECTLGVQYRDVGEDGTVYGGPMYYLSKGLKERGFATLGKVVAALFAVFCIGGSFGGGNAAQSNQATVVLKELLELDNTGAGFWIGVILAVLVGIIIIGGIKRIASVTEKVVPFMAVMYILACLYIIFGNFSLVDDAIGLIITEAFTPKAAGVGSIIGVLLVGFKRAAFSNEAGAGSASIAHSAVKTKYSASEGLVALLEPFIDTVVICTMTALVIIIFNFGGAFEYGVDVSADGSGAVMIDGDVVQGAGITSKAFAQYIPYSNVFLTIAVVLFAVSTMISWSYYGLQSWKFLFGRGKAADLTYKILFLTFVIIGAAASMGSIWAFSDAMIFAMVFPNMVGLFFLFPVVKKQLVRYFDAIKAAKS, translated from the coding sequence ATGAAGAGATTTCTTCTTTCAATTTTAGCACTCACTATACCGTTACTGACATTTGCGCAAGAAGCATCAGAAAAAGGGCTTGATCAGAAAATAGACGAAGCATTTAAACCTTTTTCAGACGCTGTTTCCGGCATCGTTTTTTTTCAAGTTTTTAAAGATGCTCCATTTGTTATCATTCTATTAGTATTTAGTGCTTTGTTTTTTACACTGTATTTTGGATTTCCAAATATTCGATATTTTGGGAAAGCAATTAATGTGGTAAGAGGAAAGTATGATGATCTAGAAGGGCATGGAGTAGGAGACCCATCAGCAGCGGTGGATGGAGATATTCCAGATACAATCAGAGATGAGTCAAAAGAAGGAGAAGTATCGCATTTTCAGGCATTGGCAACCGCGGTTTCAGGAACAGTTGGTAATGGTAATATTGCAGGGGTAGCTTTGGCAATTGCTTTGGGAGGTCCCGGAGCAACCTTTTGGATGATTGTTTGTGGATTATTAGGGATGTCTACCAAATTTGTAGAATGTACGTTGGGAGTTCAGTATCGCGATGTGGGAGAAGATGGAACAGTCTATGGAGGACCGATGTATTATTTAAGTAAAGGATTAAAAGAAAGAGGATTTGCGACGTTAGGAAAAGTAGTTGCGGCGCTTTTTGCTGTTTTTTGTATTGGAGGATCCTTTGGAGGCGGAAATGCTGCGCAGTCTAATCAGGCAACTGTAGTGTTAAAAGAGCTTTTGGAATTAGATAATACTGGAGCTGGCTTTTGGATAGGAGTTATTCTGGCAGTGTTGGTAGGTATTATTATTATAGGAGGAATTAAGCGTATTGCATCAGTGACAGAGAAGGTTGTTCCTTTTATGGCTGTTATGTATATTTTGGCTTGTTTGTATATAATTTTTGGGAACTTCTCTTTAGTAGATGATGCTATAGGGTTGATCATAACAGAAGCATTTACTCCTAAAGCTGCTGGAGTAGGAAGTATTATAGGGGTTTTATTAGTAGGATTTAAAAGAGCTGCTTTTTCGAATGAGGCAGGTGCAGGTTCTGCGTCGATAGCGCATTCTGCAGTGAAAACTAAGTATTCTGCTAGTGAAGGTTTGGTAGCTTTACTGGAACCATTCATTGATACTGTAGTGATCTGTACGATGACCGCTTTGGTAATTATTATCTTTAATTTTGGAGGGGCTTTTGAATATGGAGTAGATGTTAGTGCTGATGGAAGTGGAGCAGTAATGATTGATGGTGATGTGGTTCAAGGAGCAGGTATTACTTCTAAAGCTTTTGCTCAATATATACCATATTCTAATGTGTTCTTAACAATAGCAGTAGTGTTGTTTGCTGTTTCTACAATGATCTCATGGTCGTATTATGGATTACAATCATGGAAGTTTTTGTTTGGAAGAGGAAAAGCAGCGGATTTAACGTATAAGATATTATTTTTGACCTTTGTGATTATTGGAGCAGCTGCTAGTATGGGGTCTATCTGGGCATTTTCTGATGCAATGATATTTGCCATGGTGTTCCCTAATATGGTTGGGTTGTTCTTTTTGTTTCCGGTAGTTAAAAAACAATTGGTGCGATATTTTGATGCAATAAAAGCCGCCAAATCGTAG
- a CDS encoding helix-hairpin-helix domain-containing protein — protein sequence MKNIKSHFEMHERFRNGIFLLLVILFLGGLAFFFYPVEEKEYHLTELENYQKEIDSLKLEEEIKRQERKKVSFNPNFISDYKGYILGMSVEELDRLHAYRKKGLWITSAKDFQKVTQVSDSLLNAMTPLFLFPEWSVKSRNLRTVSTHRIKKDLNSVSAEELIGTCKIPDFIAERIIKYRDKLQGFLADEQLEEVYGLYKWQRENILKLYTVKQKKTVQKINVNKATVEELLTVPYFDFETAIQIREFIEENKSISELGELRGIEGFDRFKINRIALYLYAD from the coding sequence ATGAAAAATATAAAATCCCATTTCGAAATGCATGAGCGTTTTCGAAATGGGATTTTCCTTTTATTAGTAATATTGTTTTTAGGAGGTCTCGCTTTCTTTTTTTATCCAGTAGAAGAAAAAGAATATCATTTGACAGAGCTAGAGAACTATCAAAAAGAAATTGATTCTCTAAAATTAGAAGAAGAAATAAAACGACAGGAAAGAAAGAAGGTATCTTTTAATCCTAATTTTATTTCTGATTATAAAGGATATATTCTTGGAATGTCGGTAGAAGAGTTGGATCGTTTGCACGCATATCGCAAAAAAGGTTTGTGGATTACTTCTGCTAAAGATTTTCAAAAAGTAACACAGGTTTCTGATTCGTTGTTAAATGCGATGACTCCTTTGTTTTTGTTTCCGGAATGGAGTGTTAAATCAAGAAACCTCCGTACAGTTAGTACACATAGAATAAAGAAAGATCTGAATTCTGTATCTGCGGAAGAATTAATAGGGACGTGTAAGATACCTGATTTTATCGCTGAAAGAATTATTAAGTACAGGGATAAGTTGCAAGGTTTTTTAGCAGATGAGCAATTGGAAGAGGTATATGGATTGTATAAATGGCAACGAGAAAATATCCTGAAACTGTATACTGTAAAACAAAAAAAGACAGTACAGAAAATTAATGTCAATAAAGCTACGGTAGAAGAGTTGTTAACCGTTCCTTATTTTGATTTTGAAACAGCAATTCAGATAAGAGAATTTATAGAAGAAAATAAATCTATTTCAGAATTAGGTGAATTAAGAGGAATTGAAGGGTTTGATCGCTTTAAAATTAATAGAATAGCATTATATTTGTATGCAGATTAG